The proteins below are encoded in one region of Aphelocoma coerulescens isolate FSJ_1873_10779 chromosome 4, UR_Acoe_1.0, whole genome shotgun sequence:
- the NKX3-2 gene encoding homeobox protein Nkx-3.2 has translation MSVRGGNALTPFSIQAILNKKEERARHAAGRPPPPGSAGGWRLCGAAEDPPRASPAARAPALRTPAGWDSDSALSEDPEGERRSEEEGAGGSARPAEATGGGRPAAGEAQPPEAAERDAAGLSDSEMSAAVSDRSPPEEEDGAGKCGNLLPGEEEAAAAPKPRKKRSRAAFSHAQVFELERRFNHQRYLSGPERADLAASLKLTETQVKIWFQNRRYKTKRRQMAADLLAAAPAAKKVAVKVLVRDDQRQYHPGEVLRPPSLLSLQPSYYYPYYCLPGWALSTCAAAAGTQ, from the exons ATGTCCGTCCGCGGCGGCAACGCCCTGACGCCTTTTTCCATCCAAGCCATCCTCAACAAGAAGGAGGAGCGCGCCCGCCACGCGGCGGGGCGGCCGCCGCCCCCGGGGTCGGCCGGCGGCTGGCGGCTGTGCGGCGCCGCCGAGGACCCGCCGCGCGCctcgcccgccgcccgcgccccggcCCTGCGGACGCCGGCGGGCTGGGACTCGGACTCGGCGCTCAGCGAGGACCCCGAGGGCGAGCGGCGCTCCGAGGAGGAGGGCGCCGGTGGCAGCGCCCGCCCTGCGGAAGCCACGGGCGGGGGTcggccggcggcgggggaggCGCAGCCACCGGAGGCGGCGGAGCGGGACGCCGCCGGCCTCAGCGACAGCGAGATGTCGGCCGCCGTCTCAG ATCGCAGCCCCCCGGAGGAAGAGGACGGAGCGGGCAAGTGCGGCAATCTGCTGCcgggggaggaggaggcggcggcggctccgaaACCGCGGAAGAAGCGCTCTCGCGCAGCCTTTTCCCACGCACAGGTCTTCGAGCTGGAGCGGCGCTTCAACCACCAGCGCTACTTGTCGGGGCCCGAGCGGGCCGACCTGGCCGCCTCGCTGAAGCTCACCGAGACGCAGGTGAAGATCTGGTTTCAGAACCGGCGCTACAAGACCAAGCGGCGGCAGATGGCCGCCGACCTCctggccgccgcccccgccgccaaGAAGGTGGCCGTCAAGGTGCTGGTGCGCGACGACCAGAGACAGTACCACCCCGGCGAGGTGCTGCGGCCGCCCTCGCTGCTCTCCCTTCAGCCATCCTACTACTACCCCTACTACTGCCTTCCCGGGTGGGCTCTGTCCACCTGCGCCGCAGCTGCCGGCACCCAGTGA